From Impatiens glandulifera chromosome 7, dImpGla2.1, whole genome shotgun sequence:
CAATAATCTTCCCCGATTTCCAATGGAGACTCTCACTTTCTCCATCCTAACGTTTATGCCCCCTCCTCCCTTTCTCATCATCACCGGTTGGTGCTGCAGAGCCATAGGAGACGATCTCTTCTTCTTATGCCCCCTTTGTTTAACTTCATTGTTTTCTGTCTCTTCATCATTCTCGTTACCCTTTATAGGTGGAGGAAGCAAAGAATTTCCCCCGATTCCCAAATCGTAATCTTGTAATCTGTTACTCTCACTTAATGGCTGAATTTCAATCAAATGATTCGATTCCTCTTGATGTCGcttttgttgttgttgctgctgCTCTGCAATTTTTGATTCGACGTGTTGTCTTGCTAGTCTTCTCTCTATCAGAAATTGCGATTCTAGTTCCTTTACCTGCAATACGAATGTTAAAACACACATTTGACGAATATCgaaaaaatacatgttttttatttttattgtcacAACCTTTTCCTGCAAACTCTTGTTTTTCAAATCTTTTTCCTTCAGTTTTGCATCAAAACCGTGAATTGTATCCTCCAGCTTCTTGATTTGAAATTCTTTTGTCTTTATGTCTAGTTTACTCTTTTCTGCCTGAAACATTGCTCATTTAAGCTCATACAATTGAACAAAAGAAAGACTTTTCATATGTGTCTGTTATTAAATGTAATATACCATatgtttgaatttgaagagctcTGAGATGTCAAGTTGTTTCTTTGCAGAACCCAACTCTACTCCCCTCACCCTATTCGCGAAGTTGAGAGAGCAAAGCGTCTCACTTAAGTCATTCTCGTTTGGGCTTATTTGGACAAACATCAATGTCTTTGAATCTCCACCTATAAACAAAGAACCAAATCATTCTCTTTTCCATTCAATCTTCTTATAATGCTTTGTTTGTTTTACCTAAAGAGTCTTGGAGCAAGTGGGAAAGCTTGGAATTCCTGAAAAAAACAAATCAGACTACCAAACGGGCTGTTTCGATATCAAATTTTATCTTGTAATAAATCTACAGTTAAAAAATTCACAAATCTTATGCCAAAAAAGTAAACATGTGATCATCACATCAAGGAAGAGATATCTAAAccatataaaacaaaaaaaatacacttCCGAAAAGAGGGTTTATACGGGATGAGAATTTTTCAATCTTATTGGCATTTAAAATTCTtacattgttttttattttctgcTTTGTTTTTTCCGTCCCTCATTGTAACGTTTGAACCCATCTTGCAATCTTTTCAATAAAAagttacatttttaaaaaattaaaattaaaattaacctCTAATTTGAATAAGTAGAAAATGATTTGTATACCAAGTGAAGTAACAAAAAAACACACCAGCATGTTTGGTATGggataaaaatgacaaaaaggCTGGCAAAAAGTATATTTTTGTAGcaaaatcattcaaatttatttacaacttttCACACAATTTATACTAAAAGAAGTTAGAATCACActtttcataccaaatacaatCAAAATCACTTCCACTTTTACTTTGTCAAATTTTCAAAAGTGGTAGCGAAAGTGATGGTGattatgatatcattttcgAAAAAGTTCACTATAGtctggatcatgatccaaaaagaATCTAATAACAAACGAAAATATCACTCTCAGTTAACTTTTGACAATTTTCCAATTAAGACCGTGATTATGACAGAGATTTAACAAAATAGTGAAATACTAGTTTCCAAACCTGAAAGGTATATGGGAGCTTTTAGTTGCAAGAGCAGATATAACATCTCCAAGTGCAGAAAGAGATCTATTTATATTCTGCGTTTCCTTAAGCCTTTCACTTTGCACGTTTGTCTTGGCTATTCGCTCGCTTCCTGCCAAGTCGACAAGCCACAGCTTGCTTTTCGTGCTGCTTTTTTCGTTTAACAGGTTCTCCCCTTTCACCATCACGCAGTGTATACTGTaaccatccatccatccatttCTTAGGATTTCTAGAATCatgtcttaaaaaaataatttgaattcagAAGGACAAACCAATGAGATCGGCTGCTTCTCTCATTTGCATACGTAGATCCAACTGCCCTTGCATTGCTACCAGTCTGTAGAACGTCCCAAACCTCGTTTATATTCTTAACTCGAGCTTCCACAAGTCCTGGAACATTATGCATCCCATCTCCAACTTGCCTTATTTCAAGCCTGCTCCTAGCAAAACACCAAAAACACTAGAGTATTTGATAACACGACTTATCACTTGAAGTGcttatttaacttaaattcatttaataacGGTTATTTAAAATCACTTAGTCTTTTagattcaactcaaattaagcttaaaatttaacttaattcAGTAACTATGAATTACTAAACTAGGTAATTTGAATCAAACTACGATGctataaaagtaaaatagtcTTGAATTACTTTCCTAACATTAATTCcccattttatcaaatcaacttaatCAACATGTCTTAGGGTTACGTATAATGgaaagaaataatttttcaaGAAAGAATATGCAATGTAGTCCCTTAAGTATTAGTTAGAAGATAGATTAAACACACAAGTCAACTAAAGGTAATTTGGTATTATTGATTAATAGATGATTAGTGTCGTATAGGATATTATGCATGAAAATAATAAAGAGTTACAATTTGTGTGTGTAAATTCTCAACCCTCTCATCTCCCATTCTTGAGTTACTTTCTTATTCTCTCTGGTTTAGATTCTAAATCGTAACACTTACATATCAAGTacttaaaatagttcaaatatttaacatttattgtTCATACACTTACTTAACTAAGTTGacacttaaaaaaattagtatttgaACTTCAACATTTAATTCAGTTTAACAAATACCTCTTTGATGTTACTCCCAGCAAATCGTATATCTGTTCGTTGTATACCTCTAAGACGCTTACATTAATTTCGTATCGAAACCGATCTTTCCTCTCCTCGATGATATGAAACAGCTGATCGAGAGTCCTGAAGTTGACTCCTCGTGCTTTGTCTGTACCCTCCATGGTAAATGTTTTTCCAGTTCCTGTTTGCCCATATGCAAATATGCAGACATTGTACCCGTCAAGGACTGAGGTTGCAAAAGGAGCTGTGTCTGCAAATACATCACCtataaaaaatgacaaataGTTTATCAGTTGTATGAGGATTCATCCTATGGGGACCCAAACTAAATTAATACCTTGATTTGCTTCAGGGCCGAATACACGAtcaaatttgaatgtttttttggGTAGACCATTTGATTTCACTGTTAGCTCCCCGTCTTTTGAAGCTCGAAAGTCTACTGTCGTTGAAGCCCCGGAAGAAGTTTCATCGTTGTTCAATGGCCTACACCTGCAAAACACCCTTATATTTCCTGCAAAAAGGAAACAACAATGAAAATGTCCTCTTCTTGgtcagaaaaagaaaatcaatgaaTGTATATATACCAGACGCATACCTTTCAACTCTAATATTTTGTTGTAAAGTTCTTTCCGCTCTTTGTCAGTTTTCATGAATTTGAGTTTCAGATTTTCTTGTGATTGTACTTGCTCATTCACTATCAATCAAAAGTATCAAGGTaaaaatgacattaaaaaattatatttcgaTTTGAAGTTCAAAGGTTAGTGTTTTTATTTACCTTTGGCTTGAATGATGGAACCCATATTGTTCATATCTTCTTCCAAGCACTTCTTATATTGCAAAGCCTCTTCCGAGAGGCTGATTTGCTCAATTTTTAGTATCTGTTCGAATAAACATTGAGAATTTGCTAAGAAATGAAAGTCGCAAAATCATGTTTGAAGTTCTTACCTTCACTTTTCTTTGCAAATCTCTCAAGGATAAGAACCACAAACTCTTTTCTTTCACTTGTCCCTCAATAGCGAAAGCTGTTGAATGAATATGAGAAAGTAAAACCAGGTTCTGTAGAGAATAAAGAATAACTAAAAATCTTGAAGAAGCATCACAGATGAATCATTTTCTAGAATAACCAGTTTaatccttcatcttcttctcacATTTTGTCAGTTTCATCCACTAGTcaactaaactaaactaaactaaactaaaagGGAATTCACACTTACCAAGCGAACCGACGTGCATAGACTTGCGCAAGAGCTCGTTTTGCACATCCAGTAAAGACTTAACCGCTTCCTTACATTGTCTATCCTTAATGACATTCTCTCTTTTGAGCTCAACCACAGCTTTCCTCAGTTCTTCAAGTTCCTTATAAGCATTATCATCTATAGTTGCTTCCATTGACAATCCATTTTCAATCTTTGTTATCTGTCTTGGAAGAAGCTCAAAAGAATCTTCATCTTTTTCACCTTCTAGTCGCCAAGAATCATGAGAATTAGAAACAATTAGGGTTTCAGGCACATTGAAACCATTATCTAAAGACAAGAAATGGAGGGGAGAATGATTAAACCCTAATTCTTCTGAATTGGAACAACCTAGTGATGAAATGGGTTTGCGTAACCTACCACCGTTTGCTGCGTAACAGGGAAGGATGAGATCTCGATCTTTCATTTGCGGAGAGGTACGATAGACTGAATGCGGTTCTTGTGGAGAGagattttgagtttgagttgaaAGTTAAATTGATTGTTTGTTTATGGGCATGGATCATTTTTTCATTGATAAAAGTGGAGGGAAGaactatttgaattttgaagagATGTAATCGAGCACACTAAGCTTTGAAGAGAAGGAAAAGGTTGAAGAAGACCGTTAAGCTTTTTTTTGAGTTCTGCACTTCCATAACCGACCAAGAAAAATCTAatcaaaatatctaaaaaatggATGAATTCTCATATCTAtccaatcaaataattttatacgaGAGTACTGTGGAATATGTTAgttaaacaataaatttttatctatataatatattgtacgaaaattttggtataaaaaaaaaataccatatACAACCTATAATCATACcgaaaaatgataatatatcaAGATTTTGGTATAAAATACTTAGATTAATTTAAAACGTCGAGAAAGAAACGATATACATGAGAAACGATATACATGAGAAACGATATATGAACAACCCAACTCATCATGTTTTTCTAAAGCTATAAATAAAAGATGTCATTATTACTATATGTGGGTCATTTTAGTCtcttgtattaaaaataaacaaaagaaaaatgataggAGAGCGTCCAACGACTCTAAACTGACAGACAGAGTGGAAAAAAGGCACGgtgaactaaaaaaataaattaataataatttgtttttaaattttttattccgtatttttttttaaaattttcctaCTCGTCTCTTCAGTTTCTTCCCCCTTCACTTTTCTTCGttatcttcattttttatttcggCGTTTGTTTCATTCTCTTCGACGATTTCGGCATTTCCCTCTCTTCGACGACTTTGATGATTTCGGCGTTTTCCTCTCTTCGGCGATTTCGGCGTATCCCTTTTTTCTGCGACTTCGGACTTCCCATTTTTCTTCCTTATTCCACCTATCTTCTTCAACAAGTTCGAAAATGATAAACCTTCAATAGCGAACAACAATGTATTAACCTTAAAATGATGATTTAAGTAACAtcattttacttttactttttagGAGAATCAATTTCCGTCAACTACATCCAAGTCCAACACTAACAGAATGTAAGTTCTCGAACATGATCTTCCTATAGTTAGGGTTATCCCGAACATATCCATGATCGGGAACTTGATTTAAAGTTtggaaacttttttttaatttatgttttgattTGTGGATATGTATccatttataaaaacattaatcacACATTATACTAACTCCTAATATTGTGCTACAAGTTAGGTATCTGTTTTGGTAATTAGTGTTGAGTTTTGGggtcatattttattagagttttttttgggaaaaatattttattatatattatatattataattgggCTTTAAGCTTTTATTGGGCTTATGAGTActagtttagttttttttggttttgatgtacttttataaatagagacattgtaacttAGGGTTACTTGAACCATTATTCAatggaaaatcaatagaatggagCATTGTTGGTCAAATCTCGTTATTATTCTTTACCCCTTCatttttatatcttcttttatcgtgtaTTTAGATTAAATCTTTTTTCAACAAGTGATATCAGAGCATGCTTTGAGATTATTTATCCTAATCTATTTATGAAGATATGATAGAAACTTTAACCGtcattgaagaagttgttggatatttgtgcttttgttgaagattgttgactgtttgagaaaaaaatgacattaattGTAGAAGAATTAACCACTGTAAAGATTTGAGTCGAAATCTTCAATTGCTAAGGAGATGTCAACggtcgttaaaatatttcttagttttaGGTAATGATATCTTGAGaataagaaagaagaagatgatgggTCTTTTAATCTTCTCGAAGGCACCAATGGGTGGGTGTATGTGACAAAAAATCATCGTGGAGGaacaaagaaaaagaagaagttgaggtattatatatttttttacttattttaatttggaatatatggtctattaaaatataaaatatatatatatccatatatatatatatatatatatatatatatatattatgatataatatatagagagaatgaGCCAAAAATCTTTGAAACAGTCAACAACTAAGATTTTTTCTTTAAGTCTcgtttgatttcacaaaataagtttaaggcttatttgatttcaatttttaCAAGTAAAgccttatttgattttaatcaagttCTTAAAACTTTGTTTGGTTTGATCTTGAATTTGTATTGAGGTTTGTTTGATATTCaaagagatttgatattcgtcTTTGAGAAATTCAATTCAAACAAGGCTCAATATAAATCAAAGATCAAAGTAAACAAAGGTTTAAGaacttgattaaaatcaaacaaggctttacttgtgaaaatttgaataaaattggCCTTAAACCtattttgtaaaatgaaactgagatttaaaaaaaaaatcttagttGAAAAAGTCTTAATTGTTGACTGCTTCAAAGATTCTTGGttctttctctctatatattatattatatcataattaatatatatatatatatattccttttttatattttaatagaccatatgtctcaaattaaaataggtcaaaagaatatataccctatcttcttcattctggtgTCCTACACGAAAACTTTTTGTCGTCTGCTCCCATTGGAGCCtcgagaagaacaaaagacTCGTTGTCTTTTTCTCAAGACATCGTCACCCAAAACTAAGAAAAATTAACGACTGTTGACATCTCCTTAGCAATTGAAGATTTCGACTCAAATATTCACAACGACTAGTTATTTTGGAATCAATATTGTTTTCTCAAACAACCAATAATTTTCAACAAAAGCACAAATTTACGacaacttcttcaatggtggTTAGAGTTTTTATCATATCTTAATAAATAGTTTAcgttaaatattttcaaaacatgttctgataccaattgttgagaaaaaaaatctaatctaatcaCACAATAAAAGAAGATATGGAGATAGatgagtaaaaataataataataaagaacaaaaagatataacgaggttggGCCAACAATGTCTACATCCTCGGGAAGTCGTATATTCTATTGATTTTTAATGGAATAATGGTTCAAGTAACCCtatgttacaatgtctctatttataggagtataTCAAAAGCCAAAAAGATTAAACTATTACCTCAACGTCGatctctcaatcatttctctaaactatatattgtacgcgtttaaaaacgtttgccacacaaaaataattttttgacttttaagaaataaaagtaaaatataaaaatctcttttaaaagttttgaaataaaattaaatcaaattggggaatttttcaaaaaacagtttgtgactaaagagtcgccaccttataaaattaggaaaaataaattattggcatgtaaaaaaataacgcatttaaaaataaattctttaaggttcggtgcttggttacacgtgaaaaaAGACTTTTGGCGATATGTCTCACATGCccgttaaaaaaaaacattctctACTTCAACAATTTTggtctttttaaaaaaatatatattattacactttacattttagacattttgtaTCCTACCGTGCTAAATCTTAATGTTAAGGATGtatcttattaatatttgaataaaaaacataaattattatataaaacgtataaacaataaattttcaAGAAGTGTAATTCAAACATGTTTAAACGTAATAATCACATTAATCATTCAAGacattaattgataaataaagcataaagattatataaatatatacatgaatacactaaaatataaagattataaaataatatttaaatcataggcctaataataatgaaatattttctaaacatgCTAAACATTAACACATTAATAAGCATGCAtccaatattaatttataattaagtaagtaatttacattatatacatatataaaccTAATCCTAACaactataaaataaacaaagataaaccaaacaaaactaGATTTTTTTATATGCTTTAGAGTCTTTTTAGATGACCAATTAAAGGGTCGattttggttttataaaaaaaaaattcttctcTTTTTGGTAAggacaatttatttatattgaactttcctttttttttagttatgttttattatttttttattttactaagttacatatatatacatacaaaaagTTCTACATGCCTATCAAAACAACAAACTTAAAAAGAATCATGTGGGATTTGAGTgcaaagataaaaaataaaatttaaatttaaattataaagtgtgTGCAATTGGTAAggacattttatttatattaaactttccattttttttagttatgttttattatttttttattttactaagttacatatatatatatatacatacaaaaagTTCTACACGCCTATCAAAACAGCAAACTTAAAAAGAATCATGTGGGATTTGAGTgcaaagataaaaaataaaatttaaatttaaattataaagtgtgTGCGAAGGGGTTAACAATGGGGCTGCTCCTTTGTTTATGGAACCAAAACAGAAATCTCCTAAGCAAAACTTATGACACAACCCAAGAATGGTTGGTGTTCGCTTAATGTTTCGCTTATGAAGAAAGTTTGGCGAGTTGGAGAATGAAAAAGTAGAATTTTCTCTAATTCATCAGTCTAGAGGcgttagagaaaataaaaaagaaggatACTTgtctagggtgttaagaggggtatttatatgCAAAACTATGAAACCTTAGGGCCCCAAAGAcccatttaataatttaaaacatttacaaatctccacttgacatgttaCAGaaaatttttcttaataatgatgcaagtcattttaattttaaataaataaaaaatgaccaCCTTCAATCTTTTCTTGAATGCATGGCTGAATTCTTCTATCTTACAAGTTCCTCCCCTTTCTTAGCAacatcttttttcttctttgacCTAGAGTTTTGACCTAGAGTGCTTTCACCGTTATCCCTTTAcaagcaattttatttttaattattcctatttttaaggaacaattctaattaataaaaaaaatactagctaactaataaaaataaaattgtaaaacctaatctaacaactaatctaattaaaaaaacaaaaaaaatatacttaaggattttctttaaaaaaatcttttattaaaacattaatatatattttaatttt
This genomic window contains:
- the LOC124945969 gene encoding kinesin-like protein KIN-14Q isoform X1 — translated: MEATIDDNAYKELEELRKAVVELKRENVIKDRQCKEAVKSLLDVQNELLRKSMHVGSLAFAIEGQVKEKSLWFLSLRDLQRKVKILKIEQISLSEEALQYKKCLEEDMNNMGSIIQAKVNEQVQSQENLKLKFMKTDKERKELYNKILELKGNIRVFCRCRPLNNDETSSGASTTVDFRASKDGELTVKSNGLPKKTFKFDRVFGPEANQGDVFADTAPFATSVLDGYNVCIFAYGQTGTGKTFTMEGTDKARGVNFRTLDQLFHIIEERKDRFRYEINVSVLEVYNEQIYDLLGVTSKRSRLEIRQVGDGMHNVPGLVEARVKNINEVWDVLQTGSNARAVGSTYANERSSRSHCIHCVMVKGENLLNEKSSTKSKLWLVDLAGSERIAKTNVQSERLKETQNINRSLSALGDVISALATKSSHIPFRNSKLSHLLQDSLGGDSKTLMFVQISPNENDLSETLCSLNFANRVRGVELGSAKKQLDISELFKFKHMAEKSKLDIKTKEFQIKKLEDTIHGFDAKLKEKDLKNKSLQEKVKELESQFLIERRLARQHVESKIAEQQQQQQKRHQEESNHLIEIQPLSESNRLQDYDLGIGGNSLLPPPIKGNENDEETENNEVKQRGHKKKRSSPMALQHQPVMMRKGGGGINVRMEKVRVSIGNRGRLLAQRVSHINNNNAAKRDILHLKQNQRGWNI
- the LOC124945969 gene encoding kinesin-like protein KIN-14Q isoform X2 — encoded protein: MEATIDDNAYKELEELRKAVVELKRENVIKDRQCKEAVKSLLDVQNELLRKSMHVGSLAFAIEGQVKEKSLWFLSLRDLQRKVKILKIEQISLSEEALQYKKCLEEDMNNMGSIIQAKVNEQVQSQENLKLKFMKTDKERKELYNKILELKGNIRVFCRCRPLNNDETSSGASTTVDFRASKDGELTVKSNGLPKKTFKFDRVFGPEANQGDVFADTAPFATSVLDGYNVCIFAYGQTGTGKTFTMEGTDKARGVNFRTLDQLFHIIEERKDRFRYEINVSVLEVYNEQIYDLLGVTSKRLEIRQVGDGMHNVPGLVEARVKNINEVWDVLQTGSNARAVGSTYANERSSRSHCIHCVMVKGENLLNEKSSTKSKLWLVDLAGSERIAKTNVQSERLKETQNINRSLSALGDVISALATKSSHIPFRNSKLSHLLQDSLGGDSKTLMFVQISPNENDLSETLCSLNFANRVRGVELGSAKKQLDISELFKFKHMAEKSKLDIKTKEFQIKKLEDTIHGFDAKLKEKDLKNKSLQEKVKELESQFLIERRLARQHVESKIAEQQQQQQKRHQEESNHLIEIQPLSESNRLQDYDLGIGGNSLLPPPIKGNENDEETENNEVKQRGHKKKRSSPMALQHQPVMMRKGGGGINVRMEKVRVSIGNRGRLLAQRVSHINNNNAAKRDILHLKQNQRGWNI